In Capsicum annuum cultivar UCD-10X-F1 chromosome 11, UCD10Xv1.1, whole genome shotgun sequence, one genomic interval encodes:
- the LOC107848488 gene encoding phenylalanine--tRNA ligase alpha subunit, cytoplasmic has translation MAEEAILAYLEKEEEISNSENFAQQFGFSHEEILNVIRRLHGFKFVEAKDIRRERWVLTEEGETYAAVGSPEFQLFSAVPPEGIIALEELQKKLDPAVYKIGWQQALKNKWVQMKTDVPMKDVSRKVQPADDKVKDLLLRIQNNEVYCFEDIDALKRRKLIIQQVWKGNSVRKGPKYAPIRKRAATNLTRENLQRGDWKELEFKEYNFSAKGQPFEGGHLHPLLKVRRQVQTIFLNMGFEEMPTNNYVESSFWNFDALFQPQQHPARDSHDTFFLKVPSTTKMLPEDYVERVKEIHESGGYQSRGYGYDWKREEANKNLLRTHTTAVSSRMLFALAQKPFAPKKYYSIDRVFRNEAVDRTHLAEFHQIEGLICDRGLTLGDLIGVLHDFFSRLGMSKLRFKPAYNPYTEPSMEIFSYHEGFKKWVEVGNSGMFRPEMLLPMGLPEDVRVIAWGLSLERPTMILYGIDNIRDLFGSKVDLSLIKRNPICRLGL, from the exons GATATTAGGAGAGAGAGATGGGTGCTTACTGAAGAGGGGGAAACTTATGCTGCCGTAGGTTCTCCAGAATTTCAGCTTTTCTCAGCAGTACCACCGGAGGGAATAATTGCGCTGGAGGAGTTGCAG AAAAAATTGGATCCTGCAGTTTATAAAATTGGTTGGCAGCAAGCTTTAAAGAACAAGTGGGTGCAGATGAAGACAGATGTTCCAATGAAGGATGTTTCAAGGAAG GTCCAACCTGCTGATGACAAAGTTAAAGATTTGCTGTTGCGGATACAAAATAACGAGGTATATTGTTTT GAGGATATTGATGCTCTAAAGCGAAGAAAACTAATAATTCAGCA GGTTTGGAAAGGAAATTCCGTAAGAAAAGGTCCCAAATACGCCCCGATAAGGAAAAGAGCCGCTACCAATCTTACTCGGGAAAATTTACAGAG GGGTGACTGGAAGGAATTGGAATTTAAAGAGTACAACTTCAGTGCCAAAGGTCAGCCATTTGAAGGTGGCCATCTTCATCCATTGCTCAAG GTTAGGCGGCAGGTACAAACGATTTTTCTTAATATGGG GTTTGAGGAAATGCCAACAAATAATTATGTCGAAAGCAG TTTCTGGAACTTCGACGCACTTTTCCAGCCCCAACAGCACCCTGCCCGTGATTCACATGATACATTCTTTTTGAAAG TGCCTTCCACCACAAAGATGCTGCCAGAAGATTATGTTGAGCGGGTAAAAGAAATTCATGAATCTGGTGGTTACCAATCTAGGGG ATATGGGTATGATTGGAAAAGAGAGGAAGCGAACAAGAATCTTTTGAGGACACACACTACTGCTGTTTCATCAAGAATGTTGTTTGCATTAGCTCAG AAACCATTTGCCCCCAAGAAGTACTATTCTATTGATCGTGTTTTCAGAAATGAAGCAGTTGATCGGACACATCTTGCTGAATTTCATCAGATAGAAG GCTTAATATGTGACCGCGGGCTTACACTTGGTGACCTGATTGGTGTTCTTCATGACTTCTTTTCTCGTCTAG GAATGTCCAAGCTTCGGTTCAAACCTGCTTATAATCCTTATACTGAGCCCAGCATGGAAATTTTCAG CTACCATGAAGGCTTCAAGAAATGGGTGGAAGTTGGAAATTCTGGTATGTTTAGGCCTGAAATGCTACTTCCTATGGGTCTGCCTGAAGATGTTCGGGTTATTGCCTGGGGCCTTTCCCTTGAGAG GCCGACCATGATTCTCTACGGAATTGACAACATCAGAGATCTTTTCGGTTCCAAG GTGGATCTAAGTCTGATCAAAAGAAATCCGATATGCCGGCTTGGACTTTAG